One window of Lagenorhynchus albirostris chromosome 16, mLagAlb1.1, whole genome shotgun sequence genomic DNA carries:
- the LOC132506955 gene encoding ATPase PAAT-like, whose protein sequence is MNVGRRGRGAGDLKTRRFTPFPLVSVTSAPEAPCRDQNRLSIPKQKPPVVQNSQDLVILKRSVNSQDENPCFLYLRCDPPGGEEIVSIGILSSARNMEVYSGEEYCGTSRGKNVCNVLDNSEHEKIILYKKYLKLESSTHACKIKLLSFGEKQCVFISKVVVHVRPLPANSSAGSPALGSRIDLERVQTIMESMGSKLSSGAQQLMNMVIFQQQNCIPIGQQLQSVLGSTGFKHMIGLQSSSASGAFDKSSPTPFPSRTGLTSGNVAEDLKAYIDKSAQPAGGGNMTSLQECKIVPQNHSLPENDLKNAVSSLLPKKASDSSHIPNSELLPVLQNLCSQVNHLRVGPNTKWQESITKPGEGIVGVTMEEQSICSYLEKILSKNMELMEKKLMDYIDQRIYKLQEHIDNKIALLVDLLQSPNSPPSGMPLRHYDSGERLSNGER, encoded by the exons ATGAACGTCGGGCGCAGGGGACGGGGGGCAGGTGACCTGAAGACTCGGCGtttcacccccttcccccttgtgTCCGTCACGTCGGCTCCTGAGGCCCCCTGTCGGGATCAGAACCGCCTTTCTATCCCGAAACAAAAACCTCCTGTCGTCCAaaatag ccaGGATCTGGTGATTTTGAAAAGGAGCGTGAACAGCCAAGATGAAAACCCCTGCTTCCTTTACCTGCGATGTGACCCTCCTGGAGGTGAAGAAATCGTTTCTATTGGCATTTTAAGTTCAGCAAGAAATATGGAAGTATACTCAGGAGAGGAGTACTGTGGAACCAGTAGGGGCAAGAATGTTTGTAATGTTCTGGATAACAG tgaacatgaaaagattattttgtacaaaaaatatctaaaattggaGTCTTCCACACATGCTTGTAAAATAAAG CTGCTCTCCTTTGGTGAAAAGCAGTGTGTGTTCATCAGTAAAGTTGTGGTACACGTGAGGCCACTTCCAGCAAATTCTTCAGCAGGCTCTCCTGCTCTAGGATCAAGAATAGACCTGGAGAGGGTCCAAACTATCATGGAGTCCATGGGGTCAAAGTTGTCATCTGGAGCTCAGCAACTGATGAATATGGTTATTTTCCAGCAACAG AATTGTATTCCCATCGGACAGCAGCTTCAGTCAGTTTTGGGAAGCACTGGATTCAAGCACATGATCGGACTGCAATCATCATCTGCTTCAGGGGCCTTCGACAAGTCATCCCCCACACCTTTCCCTTCCAGGACTGGATTGACATCTGGAAACGTGGCTGAAGACTTAAAAGCTTACATTGATAAAAGTGCGCAGCCAGCTGGTGGAGGAAATATGACAAGCCTCCAAGAGTGTAAAATTGTGCCACAAAACCATTCTCTTCCTGAGAATGATCTTAAGAATGCAGTATCTTCTTTGTTACCAAAGAAAGCAAGCGACAGCTCACACATACCTAACTCTGAGTTGCTGCCTGTTCTGCAGAATCTGTGTAGTCAAGTGAACCATCTCCGTGTGGGACCCAACACCAAGTGGCAGGAAAGCATCACCAAGCCCGGCGAAGGCATTGTTGGTGTTAC aatggaAGAGCAATCCATTTGTTCCTACTTGGAAAAGattctttctaaaaatatggAACTGatggaaaagaaacttatggaCTACATTGATCAGCGAATATATAAACTCCAGGAGCACATAGATAATAAGATTGCTTTGTTAGTGGACTTGCTGCAAAGTCCCAACTCCCCACCCTCTGGCATGCCTCTAAGACATTATGACTCTGGAGAAAGACTTTCAAATGGAGAAAGATAG